The Besnoitia besnoiti strain Bb-Ger1 chromosome Unknown contig00208, whole genome shotgun sequence genome contains the following window.
aaccggtttgtaactccgcttcatatcgtacctgaatggtactttttagcatattatgcggtgttaaaagtaatcccatccaaaaccggtggtttgttagtatttatgtcctctctcattaacttagctcttttatctgaaattcgagctttgaatactcgaatgttgatacgacaacattttatgactcgaaatgtagtcagtggatgggtaattatttgggtatacagtatgatcttcttgattattattggtagtgctattccacaagcgacttatatcttatatggtagattagctactatcgtatatcttactaccggattggttctatgcttatactaaatcaatagttataatgactacagcttccaagcaaacatgattaccgtgatattgaaatccaacacttttagctgtcttaagcagtccagtggggtggtggtgtactgcaatcataaagaacttggttgtctgtatctcataaccggagtcatcttcagtattctaggaactataatgtctttgtttattcgatttgagtgaacacataagatcatcgaatttaacgtatctcctgaaagtaacggtacaagctgtaaacaaaggactccttaacttaaactgaggagtcaagtaggtacaaaccgtacaaggattaattatgtccatctgtgcatctaagttgagactatcggttatatattttagacgctaacttcccggctaaactttgacttattaaaccagcctgggatcataaaagtactatgtatggtaagattgagcgtggactatcgaatgaaaaatgtgctccaacgctagtctaagtctctaacataccttttactacaactgtacggaacgtaacaaacctccaggcaagaacttggtattctgttctaattccccgtggtaaacacagtcaacgaatggcggaaggagcattcatatgttatgcagtgtcttaggagagatactctagatttagcattcatctacagctacggtaactgttgtgtttaaatagcggttaacctttccttttccttacgtactcagggcatgcaataccaatcagataacaactgaagctagactccatgttacacttactaaaatgggattcctaggttgatataaactacctttttctggggagtatatactacgagttggactactggtttagatcttgaaggtctttgtttaccggatccaagttctcttgtgcttttcatgaccatcatgttaagtgcattaagtatagtggtatccagcgtatatttgaaaaaccaacatttgtatacaagctgtacgaatatcatgacattcactttggtagtcgccttcttaatgttagtctgtacggaatacacggatcggattcttgttggcctggcacctgtttagtaactggatgaacgctttttacgcctggtatgcatggataatactcgactcttctatagtttaaccgctactgctgggactgtatattatgtacttacggtagtactatcaagcctcttcttccaaatagatttcatggaaaacctaaaattcgcatgtttgattgacatttagccgctaatatacaatcatccaagatatatttatctatcgcaggttcggtctaatgtcccgttatactatatagatcacatggcttctggtactttgagatcatgctaacggcgagaagggaagtgtgtttcaaagaaaagggatgtttagccgggaagttagcgtctaaaatatataaccgatagtctcaacttagatgcacagatggacataattaatccttgtacggtttgtacctacttgactcctcagtttaagttaaggagtcctttgtttacagcttgtaccgttactttcaggagcatacgttaaattcg
Protein-coding sequences here:
- a CDS encoding cytochrome b (encoded by transcript BESB_042050); translation: MSAHYSLVIEQDSFVPYLPYYLIGLIFLQTAFGLIELSHPDNSIPVNRFVTPLHIVPEWYFLAYYAVLKVIPSKTGGLLVFMSSLINLALLSEIRALNTRMLIRQHFMTRNVVSGWVIIWVYSMIFLIIIGSAIPQATYILYGRLATIVYLTTGLVLCLY